Within the Indicator indicator isolate 239-I01 chromosome 1, UM_Iind_1.1, whole genome shotgun sequence genome, the region CCAGCCTCGCCTCAGGGCCACCTCCTGTTCCCTCTCTCACTCCTATATACCTCACAGTCACCCCAAATCCTACATACTCCCTTCCCCAGACCTCCCAAATCTTCTCTGCCTCCCAAGCCCCTCACCTCAGGGCtgtctccccttccccctgccccaacATCCCTCAGTATGACCCCACATCCTACATACTGCTTCCAACAGCCCCCTCTGACTCTCCCACCCCCTCATTTTAGGGCTCCCTACCCTTTCCCTTGCATCTATAACCCTCACACTGACCCCAAAGGTCAGATAccaccttccccagccccttcccaccctcctCCTATCTCAGGACTGCCTCTTCTTCGCCCCACCCCTAATTCCCTCAAGGTGACCCCAAATACCACATACCCCTTTCCTTAGCCCCTCACTTCAGGGCTCCCTCCCCCTTCTCACCCCACCACGTTCCTCAGAGAGTCACCCCAAGTGCCCTCCACCCCCATGCAATgcagccttccccagcccctcagctTACCTCCAACCACCCCTGACAACAAACCCCTCACCTCAGGGCTCCCTCCCATCCAACCCTGCCCCTAAACCCCTCACAGTCACCCCTAGTCCCATAACGcatccctctcccctctcatcccttccagtctctcactTCAGAGGCCCTATATCCATCACAGTCACCCCAAATCTCACACACCCCCTTCCCCAGTCCCCCCagtcctctctgcctcccctgcCCCTCTATCCCTCAGAACAACCCCAAATcccacacacccccagcccctcaccccAGGGCCgtctcctcttccccctgctCTGAGTATCCCTCGGAGCAACCCCAAATcccacacacccccagcccctcacctcAGAGCCgtctcctcttccccctgcccctctaTCCCTCAGAGCAACCCCAAATcccacacacccccagcccctcaccccAGGGctgtctcctcttcccctgcccctctaTCCCTCAGAGCAACCCCAAATcccacacacccccagccccgCACCTCAGGCCTCTCCTTCCCATTTCCCGCCTCCCCATGCCCGCCGCACCGGCTCGGATAACGGGGCGATGGTTGAAGCCGTTGTCCAGCAATGCCGCCACCCAGCCGCACAGACCCAGCCAGACGGAGCCCTTGTTGACGAGGGGAGGCGGCGGCAGCGACCGCGCCTCGTCCGGAAGGAACGCCATGATGGCGGCCGGCCCGCCGAAGGTGACCCTGAGGAGCGGTGCAGCAGAGCGCTCCCCTCCGCCGCGCCCGCCGCCGGCCTCCCGCGTTCCGCCGCCCTTCCCCGCTTTTAACCGAAACCCTGCTTTTTTAGCCAAAAAACCTCCAAATGGCCAGCGTACAAATCCACTCCACCAAATGGGGCGGCTTCACTGGAGATCGGATGGGGTTCCCGCGGTTCTGAGCCTTCTGAGTGAAGCGGCTCGGCCCCCACTGCCTGTGCCGTACCAGCCTGTAATTAAATTAGGGATTTAATGAAACCCTAAAATTAAACCCAATTCTTTTTCAGAGCTCTTCCTGCCAACAGATTAAAGATTGAGACTTACTGTGGcgttactttttttcttttataatgaatataattttatttgtgattttgtgatcaTGTGATTGCGATAATGACTATAAAATCACATTCAGCCAGCTGCAACAGTACCACGACTGACATAATCATTAAAAAACAACCCAGCTTTTGAAGGTATCCTAAAGAATTCCCAGCCTTTTTCCTTTCACCACTCCTTAATGAGAGATgccaaagttggggcagtcatGCCTGGAGGATGTGAGCTTGACTCACCAAGGTGCtgctggagatcatagaatcattgaggttggaaaagacctttacggtcatcaagtccaaaggTTAGcctagcactgccaggtcaccactagaccatgtctcTAAGCTCCATCTCTGCACCTTTTAAATACCCCCAGGGgtggtgaccccaccacttccctgggcagcctgtttcagggcctgacaaccctttcaataAGCTTTTCCTAATATAtaccttggcacaacttgaggccatttcctcctctcctgtcacttgttatttgggagaagaaatcaacccccacctcacttcagcctcctttcagggagtcataGAGAGCAATGtgctctcccctcagtctccttttctccagactgaagaactccaggtccctcagctgctcctcaagagacttgttctccagatccttcaccagcttcattgttcTTCTTCGATCATGTTCCAACATCTCAGTCTTCTTacagtgaggggtccaaaactgagcacagtatttgaggttTAGCCAtaccagtgctgagcatagAATGGCAATCACTGCTCTAGTCTTGctagccacactattcctgatacaagccagaaCACTGtgtgccttcttggccacctgggcagattgctggctcatcttcagacaGCTATCAACCAACATCCAAGTTaattttctgctgggcagctttccagccagtctctTCCCAGACTGTAACATTGCtgtggagttgttgtgacccaagtgaaGGACCTGGCTGCACAAAGTTTAAATGTACAAGCTATTTGGTTACACAAATGACACAGACTACTCTACTGCTTGTCCACTGTACTAACAAGAGCCACACAATTTTAAAATCCAAAATACTCGAAGACCACAAAGACTGCAACCATTCCATAGGCTACCTCCTCTGAAGGAGATCATGTTCTTTAAGTAACATGGAAGACAGTTCAAGAACTGCTGGgaaaaacacagacaacactCACACAACACACCGAACAACATCCTTTCTTCACTCCCAGTTTCATGTGATGGGCTCCAAAGCAGTCCCAAAGTCTTCCAGGGAGAGTTaggaaggattaaaaaaaaaggtacaggGATGAAGTTCCACCACCCTGGGTGCTACTCATCCTTTAAGGGATGTGATTCTGCAGAGGCATAACATGACATACCTCTTCCTCAGTTTAGCAGAGCAACTGTGGACATTTGGTCTTTTGTCAGGGTTGCAGAGTTTTACTTGAACTGCAAATAAAGATAATTATCCAGCCACATTATCTGACATCTTtaatgggattaaaaaaaattcctcatttCAGAAGCTGCCTCAATTTGGTAATCTACAAAAATTACTATAACATTAAATGTCTTTGCAAAGAATCTATTAAATGAAATCAAATGGGAACAATCTTATTAAAGAACCTATGTATAGACTGAGATTTGAACCTTAAAGCACCTCAGGACAAGTTTCCAGCTAGACATAGACACGAGCTGAGTAGAAACACAAGAAATTGCCGAACAAAAATACCAAGTTTTTAATTTACATGTTCCACAGAAAGCAGTTGCAATGCTCTCTTTTACACTGCAATGATCCCTGGTCATTTGCCACAGTGAGTTTTATTCAAATACAAACAATAATGGGAAAGCTGGGCAGGTTTTCCTAGGGACGGAAGTCTGGACCTTGTTAAGCTTCACAGTTTTATCCATGGCAGACTGCATCTCGCCATGCCCCACGGTATTATGTGGAGCACTTCTGATCAGAGGTATCCTTGTTAGGCAGTATAGAAGTGTTGGAAGGAAAGCTCCCCTGATGGTGATGGTACAAGTAGATTGTGTCCTATAAAAAGCTGGATGCCCCTCACTGTGCCAGATAATCCCCTCAAAAGGGATAAATCTGGGACTGGTCCCAACGCTGCAGTTTTACTCAACCTTGTGTTTCAGCGAAACTCTCTCAGTCAGGACTGAGATGTAGAGTTTCAGCCAAGCGTAGGTGACACCCAGAGCACAGTACACAGAGGTCAGCAACAGAGGGACAAAAGGAAAATGCTGTTTCCAGGGGGTCAGAGGGAATATAATTTCACAGAAGATTTCCAAAGGCACTAGTTGGATGAGGTAGATTGTTTCAAGCCAGTTAAGGAGAGGCCTCTCTCTCCTGTCAGAGGAATTAAAAAACAGATGGTGTTAAAATGCATGATGATGAATTAAAACAACATCTAAATGACATCTTAAATAACATCTAAAAATAACTATTCTGCTTTTGACCAGTGCAAAGGATATTCTCCATTAGTTCATAATAAGGCTTTAAATAACAATATAGAGCTTcagtaggggggaaaaaaaaaaaaaacaccaacaaaagaGCTTAATAACAGAGCACAGCTAATTTCCTTGTCATGTGGCTTTGACACCAAGTCCCAAGATGACTTGGAATCTAAGCAGAAATCTCAGCAACTGCTCTGCTTCACCTCACATCACTTCAGTGAACAATGAAGCACAGACCTTCATACACACATTTGTTCCACCAAAGCTGTTCTGTGTCCAAAGACAGGAATGTCAGATCTTAACCTCTGCCCACTTCACCAAAGCGTCCTGTACAATGCACCGAGTCAAGCTCTCTTGCTAAGGACACTGGTGGTAGGATTTTGACTGCATGTAGTTCACAAGGGAATTCCTGCTCTTCTGGAAggaactgttttggtttggaaagTTAGGAACAAAAAAATGTGCAAAAGCTCCATCTCTAGACAGGAACTAAGCTTCTGCAGAGGTTTTTAGTTAGACAATCTCTCTTTAGTTCTTGAAACAGAAgaaaggtcaagggaggttttccccctcctctactctgtcctagtgatgccacatctggaatacagggtccaattctgggctccccagctgaagagagacaggaaactactggagagagatcagcagaggctacaaagatgctgaagggactggagcatctttctgctgaggagaggctgagatacCTGTGGCTGTTAAGCCTGGaaaagtctgagaggggatcttctcatgCTTATCAATaatctaaagggtggggagcaagaggatggggccagattcatttcagtggtgcccagtgataggacaaggcacaatgggtacaaactggaacacaggacgTTCCATCGGAacataaagaacttctttccagaGCACAAGAACAgtctgtccagagaggttgggaAATCTCCTTGTTTAGAGAAATTCTAAACCTGCTTGGACATGATCCTGTGGAACCTGCTCCAGGtggtcctgctttagcaggggaggttggactagatctccagaggttccttcccacccccaccattcCACAATTCCATGAATTCTGAAATACTAAGGAGTaaagagcagcctggatgaaAGAGGATCATCTATAAAACCAGGTGACTGAAGTGCTGAACAGGTCTATAGCCTTTCCACACCCTCCATTACAGTTAGGTTTTGCCATGGAATGTTTGAGAAATAGGAAAGTGGAGACTTCAGGGATTGCAAGGATAAGGATTGTCTTTGGTCAGGTGGGTAAGAGAACAACAGCCTGTTAAAATCACACAGGATGACCTGGGCAATTGCAAGTTCTGACAATCAAGTGTTTGCAGGAGGTTTGTTGACAAATTATGCTTGTAAATTTAAGTTCTTTATAACCTGTCCCTTCCATGTGTGAAAATACGAAGTACTACTGCAGAAAAACTCAGCAGTGGTTGCAACTGCTGACACAAACAAGCTCACTGTAGCAGGTAACTCACTGTAGCAAgtcctgcagcactgaaatCCTCACAGGCATCACAACTTTGTGCTTGAACAGCACATCCAGCAGGTGGTGAATTACAGCCTGCAGGGACTAACTGGCCAGATGGCACAGCTCAAACACAACAAGAATGTGCTATAATAATCCTAACTTAATCCTTGCCTCCAAgaggagagcagaagcagcagcattttctgaCTTGCAACACCTTGGTTTGATACTCCACAGCATcagttttctgtgctgtttgccCCCTATGACAGCACCGTGGCAAATGACAGAATAaataggtttggttttggtgtggggAAACAACTTTCTTGAATTACCTGAACAGAGATTTCAACGAAGAGAAGCTATAAACAGTAAACAGCAGCATAAGCAGTATTTTAATTGGAAgttctgaaataaaagaaacacaacATGCTTTAAACATTAGTTATTAAACCCTTTTGCTATATAAATTGCAGTGTCTTTAAATCCTATTAGTCACACTTGCACtgtctatttttttcctccaaacagaacaaaatgtttTATAGCTTAGGACACCTAAAAATACACACAGATATTTACTAAAGCATTTGCAATACACTTACTTCAGTTACCCATAAACACACTGCACTCACTAATTATAAGTACAATATGATAGCACTGCAGGTAAGATTTTCCTAtcacaaaaataaatgggaaattACTGGGATGGAAAAGCTTAAAGCATAAATGTGACAGCCAAATCAATGCCTTCTAGTTCTAGGTTATGTGGTGGATAAAAATTAAGTAACCGAGGAAGTTTTCCTTTCTCAAGAGCAACTTTACTGTTGCAAATAAGCAGCATCAGACCAAAAGACAGTGTCTGGATTTGAGGTCTCCCAGAGGATGACAATCAACACAGTGTTAGTGCTGTTGGAACTGTAATGGTCTAGGGTTTAAGTGAAGCAAacaggggaggaagggaagaaaggaaggaacagcTTTTGGTCACAAAGACAAATCTGTCCCTGCATGTACTGATTTAACTGAGCTGCTGCATGGTATTTCAGTTTAAGCACATTACTGAGAGCATGAAGCAGCAATCAGCTGGGAATCAGCCTGCCAGGTTTGTTGTTTCAAGCTGCCTTTAACACTTTTTCTTCATCCTTAAACAAGAGGAAGTTTCTAGAACTGTGGCAGAATGAGGGATAACAAATATGGGCTATGATAATTTCCCTTCTCTACTTGAACTTAAAGCCTACAGCTCTTCCACAGCTTTTTAAACCAACATTTCACTGGCTGGAGAGTTTGTATTTATGGAAGCAGGCTAACATACAGCCTCCTGCAACTTTCATCTCATTTCATAAACCAATCCCAAATCTGCATGTCATCCctaaaaaaactaaaccaacccaccccaaaGCAGTAAGGTGAGAGcacagaaacaagcaaaacagTTACCTGCTGCTGTGAACAACAATGGAAAAAGTGAGAAGTGCCCTGTGGTTGTCAGAATCAAGTAGATGCCAGCATCCTTTGCTCTCTGGACAGACAACAAGCTAAAAATGACAAGAATGTTATGCTTTTGTCTTAAAGTGAAGATAATTTCAGCAGAACTATGTAATTCCTAAGAGAATGAAGAACATGACAAACAGTTGTGTGGTACCCCAGTCCCAAACACTGGACCTGTGATGAAATGTTGTGCTTCCAAAGCAAGcaaatgcaggagaaaaaaaccccaaaatttacTAATTAGTCAAGAAACCTTTCTCCAGAAAGCCACAGACCCACTGAACACAAACATCAGAAAGGCCTGAAAGTTTTCTACACAGTATTTTTCCTTTACCGTCTGACTGCCAACACTATCATCCttactttttctccttcccttgatTTTTCCATTGTGTTGATTCTCTCCCCCCCACAATTCCAGCTTCAACAGTTGAAGCATCACTAAAGCTCTGAAGAGGGAAAACACAGTTTGCAGCAATACTGGTCAGGCAGCTGATGAGCTACTGCCTCACTTCTACCCTAAAGAGGCACAAAGTTCCTTTGGTAGAAGCTACGTGCTGGTCTTGTCAAGCACAGTGCAGAAGGTCCATGTCCTCAGCTGGCACATGAACAATCTACCCTGCATTTTAAATATGAACCCCAGCACTCATTGAGGCCTcagctgcctggcagccagTGAAGTACAATATTTGTACATTGGTCCCTGACAGGTAAAGCTTCTTAAACTTCATCATCTATGCATGCTTGCCAAACTTGAATTTGGAACTCctccatggcagtggggttggaactggataatctttaaggtcctttccaactcaaaccattctgggattccgTGAGTATGGCAGCAGTGTCTAATGCTTCAAGACAGGCAAGCCAATTTGTTTTACTCTTCAAAAGGCAAAGCCACCAGACACACAACAAATAATCTTTGACTTTTCAGATGCAATGAATGCACTGCCCAACTGCAGTAGTAACAGTAGGGAGGACAAAAGATAGGAGGAAAGCAGCCTGCTCTCATCCACCATGCCATGTAAGTGAGTTTTATCAAGCCTGCTTACAGGTTGTCACTAAGAAAAGGAAGCTTCACTTCCACTGGAAGCTGTGTGTCCACATATAGCCTGAATCCTTTTTATGAgcatgagtttgttttttttcttgcattattCTAGCCACAATCAATCATCTGTATCCAAACACTGATTGTTCTGTTATGCTATGCATCTTGAAACAAGTCAGCATTCAGAGGGACACAAAGAATTGTGTGTTGTGCACAGGCCTGTGTGTCCTTCTCCAAAATTAATTGCTTATTCATCTTAACACCATATGCTTCTGTTCTGCTCATCTGTAAGTCAGTACAAAGCTTTGCTGTGCCCCACAGAGCTGATATGGGGATCAGCTACTCCCAATAAAGCTCTGCTTAAAGATTCTGTCAATGAAAACTATTGTAAcgtataatcacagaatcatttgggtgggaaaagacctttaagatcagcaagtccaaccactatctgatgctaaaccatatccctcagcaccaaatctgtgtcttttaaagacctccagggatggagattcaaccatctcccctggggagcctattccagtgtttgagaaacctttcagggaagcttcttctaatagccagcctaaacctcccctggtgcaacttgagaccgtttcccctcctcctatcacttgttactagagagaagagaccaacacccacctcactacctcttttcagggagtcaGAATGagaaggtctgccctcagcctccttttctccagactaaagccAACCTCCCTCAGTTACTCCTCCTtaccagagctgttctccaaatccttcaccagctttgttgccctcctctgaacctgcttcagcacctcaatgtctttattgtagtgagggacccaaaactgaccccaagCCAGTGTTAGTACATCATAAAAGACACTGTTTAACACCATGTTATACCATCttcagctctctctgctgcaaAGGCAGCCACATTTTAACCTTCCTGAAATTAATTTACTTGAAGCGTGCTAAAATTTGGCAGCTTAAGGCACTCTATAACCAGGCTCATTTTCTGAAACACCCTGAAAACTAAGCAATCCTCTTTGAAGCTTCCTCAACAAGTGGCTGCAGGTTCACTTTGGCCAGCTGCTATGTACAAAAGTCACTCACCTTAGGGGCAGAATAGCAAGCAGTATTGCTTTTTCATGCACGTGCCAGCCAAACATGAAGGAGCTCAATGCACAAAGAACAAGGCACTGCAGAAAGCCTCTGGGCCCTTGAGGTTTAAaccaaagacagaaaacagaggGCTAGAAACAACAGGTAAAAACAGGACTTAGTCAAAAGTTTGGCAATCCTGAACACAAGCCATTGTCCAATGAGATTTTTGTCAATGTTAATAAACACCACAGCACCCAGGTTGTGCTCGTGTGGCACAGGTGTTGTACAGCTCTGTATCTATCTGGATGTATGAATACAGTCTTCCTAAGGACTTCATCAGCATAACAGGAGGGGAAAACAGACTGAAAGACCACAGCTGACTCCCTGTTACTTGTCTTGCATAAACTGTCTTTGAATCTAAACTATTAAACTCATTTTATCAAAGTTACTACACAGAAGTGTAGAAACAGATTTCCAGTTAAAGGCTCATTAGAGTGAAAAAGTCTCTGTGTACCCAGGTAATTACTTATTGAGCCTTCACTCTTTGCTTGCCATATGAAGAACACCACACTTCCATGTCACTTGTGTTGTTAGGCACCATAAGCTGTCTAAAATTCCATTCATATCTCTTCTCACGTCCCAGTTCAATTACCTTCTATCAGAACAGGTTAATTCCAGCTCAGCATGCAGAGTGGTTTTGATCCAAGATTGCTTTTAGCAATCTTCTAACCATTGAGTTGACAGAAGTCACAATTTTAACCATAATTGAAGAAAGTACTACTGTGCATGAAGAAAGGTTAAATCCACATTTATCCTAATAATTGTTTTGACTATATTAGGTTTTAAAGAAAAcctctttcatagaatcacagaatcagtcagggttggactAGGGTTAAAATTCATGTGAAGTGCATGTTAAATAAAATCTATGGGCAACAAAACACATCAAACTTCCCAAAATATTCTTTGTTCTTACCAATATAGATAAGAAAGTACAGATTAATGTTGCCAGTGGAGTCACAGAAGGGAGGACAGTATGTTCAAATTCTTGAACCAGCCCTCCTGTCATTGAGGCTTTAGGAATTTGTGTGGGATCAAGCACATTACACTTTAAACCTGAAAACAAAGCataaaaaaagcacaaactgGTTAAGTGTTAACGAAGCAAACCAAGTAGCTGAACTAGGTACATggccaagattttttttttttcatagaatggcttaggttggaagagaccttacagatcatctagtccaacccccctgccataagcagggatgcctctcaactagactcagctgctcaaggcctcatccaatctagCCTTCAGGAGGGAGCCAgagaggagacatccacaacctccctgagcatccTACTCCaaactctcaccaccctcgtactaaataacttcttccttagatccagtctaaccctacactccctcagcttaaaaccattccctcttgtcctgttgctagacaccctttaTGGAAAGGGCctccccaaccttcctgcaggatcccttcaggattggaaggcagctataaggtacCCTCCTAGAGTATTCTCCTCTtgaggctgaacatccccagctccctcagcctatccttgtttcagaggtgttccagcccttggatcatctttgtggccctcctctggactcactcaactgctctgtgtccttctcatgatggggacaccagaactgaatgcagtattccagaaggtgtctcacaagagcagagtaaaggggcaaaatcatctctcttgacctgttggccacactcctcttgatgcagcctaggatatgatttgctttctgggctgcatgagcacagtgccagctcatgttgagcttctcatcaatcaatacacccaagtctctttcttcagaggtaCTCTCTATCTTTGAATAGACAGATTGAtttcaaccccactgccaaggcaggttcacttagtgaaggtcacacaggaatgtgtccagcaggttttgaatgtctccagacatggagactccaccacctctctgggcagcctggtccagtgctccatcacccttacaaaGAGACTCCTCCCcatgtttagatgaaacttcttACCTTTGTGTCTGTTACCCTTCGTACTGttactgggcatcactgaaaaaagactgactccatccttctgacaccAAACCTTTAAGTATTTGTAGGCATTTAGGAGATCCCtcactcagtcttctcttttccagactaaaaagacaattttctcagtgtttcctcccaagagagatgttctagtccacTCATCTCTGTACTGCTCTTCTGTACCCTCTCCACCaaatccttgtccctcttgatccagggagctcagaactggacacagtactccagatgtggctcaTCAGGGCACAGTAGAAGGgcaagagaacctccctcaacctgcttgcCACTCTCTATTTGATGCACCCCGGGATGCtctccttggccacaagagcacattgctggctcatggacatCCTGTTTcctaccaggactcccagatccttttcccctgagctgctctccagcagatcagcccTGTACTGATGCATGGCACCAAATAGCAGATTAGCATACTGTACCAACAATGGTTAGTGCTTTATCCACAGCGTTGTACAAAGCCCAGAAGTTGGGGGCCCAGTAAGCATGGCAGAGACCTCTCTTGAAAGGAAAAAGCCGGTGAAGGACTTGAGGCAGCTGGCCCTACAgaaaccacaaaagaaaaatggcTGCTTTAAGAGAAACATGGTTTATATTTCCCTAAAACCATTTTCTGACAGTTTTTCACCTGTTATTCCCCTGAACAGGTTATTACCAGTACTATGAAGGGGCCCAATGAAAGAGCAGAAATGAGACTGACAATCAATCCCAGAAGAGACACATGAAGAAAGCTGAAACTTCTCCACTTCAGGGATCCATCTACAAGAAGCAAAGAGATGATGAAATCAATTTCTATGGCAAGTGGAGAGGGAGCTAAAAGCATTCCACATTAACAGTGAATGGCCAGCACCTAAGAGCAGCACATAACCTTTTACATTACATTCAGTTATTTCCtttgcaggatcacagaatggtgggggtcaGGTAGAatttctggagatcacctagtctaacccccctgctgaagcagtttcaactaaagcaggttgcacaggatcatgtgcaggtaggttttgaaagtctccagagaagactccacaacctctctgggcagccagttccaatgctctggcaccctcaaaggaaagaagttttccctcatattcaggtggaacttccttcATTGCAGTTTGTGCTTGTcacctcttgtcccatcactgggcaaCAATGAAAAGAGTCCAGCCTCAttctcttgctccccacccttttGATACTGacaagcactgagaagatcccccctcagtcttcccCAGGCTTCAACTGTTAGTTTGCATTTACTTCTTCCACACTGAAGTTCCTCCATTACAGGAACT harbors:
- the ALG8 gene encoding probable dolichyl pyrophosphate Glc1Man9GlcNAc2 alpha-1,3-glucosyltransferase, with translation MAAGGRRWFRTLALGVSFLKCLLIPAYYSTDFEVHRNWLAITYNLPISQWYYEATSEWTLDYPPFFAWFEYALSHVAQYFDPKMLVIENLNYTSQATILFQRFSVIFTDLVFIYAVRECCKCMNGKRAVKNTLEKPAFILAVLLLWNFGLLIVDHIHFQYNGFLSGLMLLSVARICQKRYLEGAFFFALLLHLKHIYMYVAPAYGIYLLRSYCFTANNADGSLKWRSFSFLHVSLLGLIVSLISALSLGPFIVLGQLPQVLHRLFPFKRGLCHAYWAPNFWALYNAVDKALTIVGLKCNVLDPTQIPKASMTGGLVQEFEHTVLPSVTPLATLICTFLSILPSVFCLWFKPQGPRGFLQCLVLCALSSFMFGWHVHEKAILLAILPLSLLSVQRAKDAGIYLILTTTGHFSLFPLLFTAAELPIKILLMLLFTVYSFSSLKSLFRRERPLLNWLETIYLIQLVPLEIFCEIIFPLTPWKQHFPFVPLLLTSVYCALGVTYAWLKLYISVLTERVSLKHKVE